The sequence CGGACGCCACGACGGTGCCGTGTTCGGCAAACGCTTCATGGTTCGCCTCGATGTGCTCGAGCGCGTAGAGATAGTTCACCATCAGCCCGTACGACTGCTTCATGCCCTTGGCCGAGCTGTCGCCGAGGAAATTCAGCCGTTCCAGGCGCGCGCCGTTGCCGAGATGGAAGCGGGCGACCGGATCGGCTGGCTTGCCCGACGGCAGCTTCGCCTTCAGGAAGTAATAGGCGGCGAGCGCGGTGATCGGCTCTTTCGCCTGCGCAATGTCGCCGCCGTCGTCGAGCGCAGCCATCGCCCGCCTTGTATCCTCGTCGATCGCGGCGGAGGCCTCGGTCTTGAGCTCGCGCCTCGCCCAGCCGGCAAAGCCGGGCACCGGCGACAGGGTGACGAAGGTCTTCAGGTTCGGCAGCTCGCGGGCGAGATCCTGCACCACCTGCTTGATCAGGAAATTGCCGAAGGAGACGCCGGCAAGGCCCTTTTGCGTGTTCGAGATCGAGTAGAACACGGCGGTCGTCGCCTCGCGCGCGGCGATCGCCTGGCGCGACTTGTCCAGCAGCGGTCCGATCGCGCCGGGAATCTCCTTCGTGAGCGCGACCTCGACGAAGATCAGCGGCTCGTCGACCAGCTGCGGATGAAAGAACGCGTAGCAGCGGCGGTCCGGCGGCTCGAGCCGGTTGCGCAAATCGTCCCAGTCCTGGATCGCGTGGACGGCCTCATACCTGATGATCTTCTCCAGGATGTTCGCCGAGGTGGTCCAGTCGATCGGCCGCAGCACCAGAAAACCCCGGTTGAACCAGGACGAGAACAGGTGGACGAAATCGTCGTCGACGGCCTGGAGCTCGGGATGCCCGCGCAGCAGCGAGAGCAGCACCTCGCGCATCCGCACCAGCGAGGCCGTTCCGCCGGGAGCGAGGTTGAGGCGCCGGATCAGCTCCTGCCGGCGCGGCTCCGCGGCGGCATGGAGTGCCTCGAGCCTGGCGCCGTCGCCACCCTCCTTGCGCTGGTAGGCGGCGATCGCGAGCTCGATCGCGCGACGGTCCGGCCCGAACCGGTCGGCGAGGGAGGAGAGGAATTTGAGCCGCTGCGGCTCGGCCGCCCGCTCGAAGGCCGCAAGCAGCGATTGCGCGATCGCAACGCCGGAGGCCTCGCCGCGCCGCGACAGCAGTGCCTCGCCGAGAAGCTCGAGGTCGCGATCCTCGCTCCCGTCCCGTTCCGCCTTCATGCCCAGGACCGCGCGGCCGCGTTGCGTCAACGTGTCGATCAGCCCTTGCAGGAACTCGGGCGCGGCGATGCGTCCGGATCGGATGTCGTTCAGCATGGTTCGTGCCTCCTCGGGTTATCGCGATGGCGGACCCATCACGAGGTTGGGCAGAAAGGTCGAGATCGACGGCACCAGGCACAGCAGGACGACCGCGAACGCCATCAGCAGGACGAAAGGCAGCGTTCCCCAGATCACGTCCCGCAACGGGATGTCGGGTGCGATGTTCCTGATGACGAAGATGTTGAGGCCGACAGGCGGATGGATGAGGCCCATCTCCATCACGATCGTCATCACCACGCCGAACCAGATCAGGTCGAAGCCGGCGTCCTTGAGCGGCGGCAGGATGATCGGCGCTGTCATGAGGATGATCGAGACCGGCGGCAGGAAGAAGCCGAGCACGACCACCAGCACCAGTATCGCGCCCAGCAGCACCCACCGCGACAGCTGCATCGCGACGATCGCCTGTGCGGCGGCCTGGCTGATGTGGAGATAGCTCATGACATAGGAGTAGAGCAGCGACATGCCGATGATCAGCATCAGCATGGTCGATTCCTTCAGCGTCGATTCCAGGATCGGACCGAGATCCCGCGGGCGCCACACGCCGTAGATCGAGGCGATCAGGGCCAGCGCCAGGATGCCGCCGAGGCCGGCGGTTTCTGACGGCGTGGCATAGCCGCCATAGAGCGCGATCATCACGCCGCTGAGCAGCACGACGAAGGGCAGCACGCGCGGCAGCGCGCCGAACCGCATCGCCATGGTGAAGCGCTCGTTCGACAGGATCGGATGCTGCGCCGGATCGGCCGCATAGGCGCGCTGCGCCGCCGCGTATTCGGCCTTGAACCTCAGCACCGCATAGGTCGCAAACAGCAGCACCAGGAGAAGGCCCGGCCCAATGCCGGCGAGGAAGAGACGTCCGAGCGACTGCTCGGCGGCGACCGCGTACAGGATCATGGTGATCGAGGGCGGCAGCAGGATGCCCAGCGTGCCGCCGGCGGCGATCACGCCCGCGGCAAAGCCGCCGGAATAGCCGCGCTTGCGCATCTCGGGAATGCCGGCAGAGCCGATCGCCGAGCAGGTCGCCGGAGACGATCCCGCCATCGCGGCGAACAGCGCGCAGGCGAAGACGTTGGCGATGCCGAGGCCGCCGGGAATGCGGCCCATCCAGACATGCAGCGCGCTATAGAGATCCTGTCCCGCCTTCGACTTGCCGATCGCCGCGCCCTTCAGGATGAAGAGCGGGATCGCCAGCAACGTGATCGAGGCCATCTCCTCGTAGACGTTCTGCGTCACCGTATCGAGCGATGCGGCGGGCATGAAGTAGTACATGAAGACGACGGCGACCGCGCCGAGCGCCAGCGCGATCGGCATGCCCGAGGCCATGACGGCGAGGGTCGCACCACCATACATCAGTCCGACGGCAAGCGTGCTCATTTGCTCCTCCATCCATCGAGGCTCGCGGCGAGCTGAAGCGCGATCTGCAGCGTCATCAGCGTCATGCCCAGCGACATCATGCTGTAGGGGATCCACAGCGGCGGGGCCCAGGTCGAGCCGGACACCTGGCCGTCGACCCAGGCTTCGTGGAACAGCGTCCAGGATTTCCAGGCGAAGAAGCAGCAGAACAGCAGGCTCGCGGTGTCGACCAAGAGCATGCGGATCGCATTGCCGCGTTTCGACAGATAGCCGGTGAGGGCCTCGATGCCGATATGGCCGCGTCCGCCCTGCACGAAGGCGGTGGAGAGGAACGTGGCGCCGACCAGCAGGAACACCGCAGCCTCGTCCTGCCAATAGGTTGCCGCGTTGAAGAAGTAGCGCGCGGCCACGCTGTAGCTCAGGATCGTGCTCGCGACGATAAGCGCGATCGAGCAGAGCACGACGATCGCCTTGTTGAGCAGGGCCATCGCGCGAGCGATCCGTCCCATCCGAGAACCGGGTCGCGCCGCCGTCACCGTGGCTGAATGGCCGAGATCGATGCCGTGCGCGCTCATGAGCCGGCCTCCATGGCAAGCTTGATCAGACGGGCGCAGTTCTCGTTCTTGCCCGCGTAGTCCTTCCAGGCCGTGTCGCGCGCAAGCTCGCGCCACGCCTGAACCGTCTTGTCGTCGAGATCGTGCACGGTCGCGCCGGCGGCCTGGTAGACCTTGGTCACGCGGACGTCGTCCTCCACCGCCGCCGCGCGGCCGAACGCTTCGAGCTCGGCGCCGACCGAGACGATGATGTCGCGCTCCTCGCTGGAAAGCCGGTCGAACACTGCCTTCGACATCACGAGCGGCTCGAGCATGAACCAGTAGCTCTTGGCTCGGCCGGTCGTCAGATGCTTGGCGAGCTCTTCGAGGCGGAACGAGGTCAGGCTGGTGGACGAGGTGAGGGCGGCATCGCACGCCCCGGTCTGCATCGCCGCATAGAGTTCGTTGGAGGGCAGCGACAGCACAGAGGCGCCGGCCGCCTGCAGCACGAGATCCATCTCGCGCGAGCCGCCGCGGACCTTCATGCCCTTGGCATCGCCGACCTCGACCAGCGGACGCGCACGGCTGGCGACGCCGCCGGCCTGCCAGATCCAGGTGATAATGACGAGGCCTTTGGCGGCGAGGAATTTGCTGAACTCCTGGCCGATCGGCTTGTTCTTCCAGCCGAGGCCTTCGTCGTAACCGGTGACGAGGCCCGGCATCAGGCCGATGTTCAGTTCGGGAAGATCGCCGCCGGCGTAGGAGATCGGGATGAGGCTCATGTCGAGCGCGCCTTTGCGCATCGCCGAGACCTGCGCGTTGGTCTTCATCAAGGACGAGCCCGGATAGATCTCGGCGGTCATCGCGCCCTTGCTGCGCTCCTGAATCTGCGCCGCAAAGCGCCGGCAGAGCCGGTCGCGGAAGTCGCCCTCGGTCGCGGTGCCTCCTGGAAACTGGTGCGAGATCTTCAGCGTCGTGGCCGCGCGCGCCTCTCCGAACCGGAGCAAGGCCGGGGCCGCGATCCCCAAAGCCAGGGCTTGGCGTCTCGAAATCCTCATTCCATACCTCCCGTTGCTAGATTGCATTTTTTATTTCTAATCTTGCATACAATTACTATATCAACTGCATGCTGTATGTTTTGTCAAGCTTGTGGTATGGAATTGGCCTATAAGGTGCATACAATGAGCCAGGCCTTCAGACTGAAGCAGTCGATCGAAGACGCTGTGATTGCGGGGGAATTCCTGCCGGGCGACCGCCTGGACGAGGCCTCGCTCGCGGAGCGATTCGGGGTGTCGCGCACCCCCATTCGGGAGGCGCTGCTCCAGCTCGGCGCCGAAGGTTTCATCGATGTCCGCCCGCGCCGGGGCGCGATCGTCAGCGTTCCGTCACCGACCCGGCTGTTCGAGATGTTCGAGACCATGGCCGAGATCGAAAGCGCGTGCGGGCGGCTGGCCGCGCGTCGGCTGACGCCGGACAATGACGCGGCGATGGAGACGGCTCACCGCGCCTGCGAGATCGCCGCGCGCGAAGGCGACAGCGAGCAGTACTATGCCGACAACCGCAATTTTCACGAAGCGATCTATCGCGCCAGCCGCAACAGCTTTCTCGCCGATCAGGCCTTCGCCCTGCACAAGCGCTTAAGCGCCTATCGCCGCATCCAGCTTCGGGCGCGTAATCGTCTGCTGCAATCGCTCCAGGAGCACGCCGGGATTCTCGAAGCGATCCGTGCCGGTGACGAGCAACTCGCCGCGACGCGACTTCACGACCACGTGCTGGTGCAGGGCGAGCGCTTCTCGGACATGGTGCTAGGCCTTGCCGGCGATCGGCGGTCGGATGCCGCCGGCAGCAGGAGCGGGACGAAATGAGCGGAGACGGGCTGACGACGTTCGCCAGTCTGGCTCGCCGATCCGCTCACCCTCCGCCGCCGAGCTTGATGGCGGCCTCGACCGCGCTCTCCAGAATTTCTTCCGACAATTGCCGGTCGTTGACCGCGCGCGACAATTGTAGTGCGCCGACCATCGTGGCGTAGATCGCGATCGCCCCGCGGCGCCGATCGTCCGCTGAACCTTGCGGGAGCTGCTCGGCCATCAGCGCGATGATGTCGGACATCTTCGCGGTGAAGGCCTCGCGCGTCGCCTTCGGGTGCCGCGCGATCTCGGATACGAGCGCCGCGGTTGGGCAGCCGGTCGCCACGCGGTCGCGATGTCTCGGCGAGAGGTAGTCGCGGATCGTGGTCTCGAGCGCAATCCCGTTCGCGAGATTGTCTTTGTGCCGCTGCTCGCGCCATTCCAGCGCATCCAGCAGCACCGTGCGCACCAGATCCTCCTTGGATTCAAAGTGCGTGTAGAAGGCGCCATTGGTGAGGCCCGCCGCCGACATGATGCCGGCAAGCCCGACAGCGGCGATGCCGCTCTCGCGGAACTGTGCCGATGCGACGTCGAGAATGTGCCGCCGTGTCGCGTCCCTGTGCCCCTTGTCGTAGCGCGCCATCCAGCCTCCTCGCGATCCGGTGTTCGGCCCGGCCACAAAATCGTGAGGCGCGGCCATATTGCATTACGATCATAATAATAGATTATACTCATAATGCAATGGGCGGCCGTCCGGCGGTCCGAAAGATGAAGGATCGCACCATGTCCGTCGAGGATGCCGCCGCGCCGCCCTTGTCCGCTGCACAATTCGTGGCCCGCCCGGCGGCCCCGCTTCGCCAGGCGGCGCAGGCCGCCCCGAGCGCGGCCGAGCAGAGGCGCGCTGCACTGCTGACGGCGCCGATCCTCTCCACGCTCCTCAAGCTCGCCGCGCCGACCGTGACCGTCCTGGTGGCGCAGACCGCGGTTAACATCGCAGAGGCCTATTATGTCGGCTTCCTCGGCACCGACGCCCTGGCGGGCGCGGCGCTGGTGTTCCCGATCTTCATGCTGATGACCATGATGTCCAATGGCGGGTTCGGTTCCGGCGTTGCATCTTCTGTCGCCCGCGCGGTCGGCGCAGGCCGCCGCGACGATGCGGAGGCGGCGCTGTTTCATGCCGTGGTGCTCGCGATCATCGCGGGCGGCGTGTTCACGTCGGGCGTGATCTTCGGAGGCCCGCATCTCTATCGCGCCCTCGGCGGCACGGACGGTGCGCTCGCTGCCGCCACCACCTATTCCAACTATCTTTTCGCCGGCGCCATCCCGGTGTGGATCGTCAACCTCCAGGCGGCCGCGCTGCGCGGCTCCGGCAATGTCAGGGTGCCTGCGCTGGTGACGCTGGTCGGCGCGATCGTGACCATTCCGGTCTCGCCGGCCCTGATCTTCGGCTTCGGGCCGATCCCGCGACTGGGCATCGGCGGCGCCGGCGTCGCCTTCGGTCTTTACTATGGTGCGGCCATGCTGTTCCTGCTGCGCTACATGGCGTCGGGGGCGACCGGCCTGCGGCTGCACATCGTGCCATTGCGCGCAAGAATCTTCGGCGACATGCTGAAGGTCGGCATTCCCACTGCGTTCAACGCCGTGCTGACCAATCTCACTGTCATCCTCGTCACCGGCGCGGTCGGCCTGTTCGGCACCTCTGCGCTCGCCGGCTACGGCATCGCCTCGCGGCTCGACTACATCATGATCCCGCTGCTGTTCGGCATCAGCACGGCGACGCTGACCATGGTCGGCGTCAACATGGGGGCCGGGCAGTTGGCGCGGGCGCGGAGAATCGGCTGGATCAGCGGCGCCGTCGGTATGGCCATGACGGGCACGATCGGCCTGCTGGTCGCGATCGTCCCGACCGCCTGGCTCCACCTCTTCAGCCACGACGCGGAGGTGGTGAGCGAGGGCATGACGTACCTGCGCATCGTCGCGCCGGCCTATGCCGCGCTCGGCTTCGGCTTCGTGACGTCCTTCGCTGTCCAGGGCACCGGCCGTGCCATGGGCCCGCTCGCGTCCTCGGTCGCGCGCATCCTGATCGCGGCTGGCGGCGGCTGGATCGCTGTAGCAGGCTTTGGTGCCGGTATGGCGGGACTCGCCGCCATGGTCACGGTCTCGCTGGTCACCTATGCGGCAATTTGCACGCTGATCATGCTGTCGCCGTCGACTTGGCGGTCCGAATAGGGGCCGTTGATCGGATGCTGGCGACGCCGATTGCCAGCACCGACATCAAGAGCACAGTCGTCAGCAGTTCCACCGCGGTCTTCGGCTCGGCCAGCCAGCGCGAGACCTTTTCGGTAGAGGACAGCGTGGCACGCTTGCTAAGGGGCGTCGTATTGCCTGCGAATTCGTTTCCTATTTTGTGCCGAATGGAGAAGGTGTTCTTCGCCGTGCGTGCCAATTTGGATTTCCTTTTCATTGATTTCGTCTCGCGGAGAAGCGAATACGGTTCCAATGATTGTCGTTGAGTGATGGAGACCAAGATGTCGTTTCGCCTCCCCCTGATCCTCTCGGCCGTGCTCGCCGCATGGTCCGCCGCAGCCGCGGCCGAGACCATCAAGATCGGCGTGACGCCGGGGCCGCATGCGCAGATCCTCGAAGCCGTGAAGCCGATCGCCGCCAAGCAGGGCCTCGACATCCAGCTGCTCGAGTTCTCCGATTACGTGGTGCCGAACGCCGCGCTCGATGCCGGCGAGATCCAGGCCAATTCGTTCCAGAACCAGCCCTATCTCGACAACCAGAAGGCCGACCGCGGCTACAAGATCGAGTCCGTCGGCCTCACCGTGAACTTCCCGATCGGCGTCTATTCGAAGAAGCACAAGGCCTTCGCCGACATCCCCGAGGGCGGCAAGGTGTCGATCCCGAACGATCCGACAAATGGCGGACGCGTGCTGCTGCTGCTGCGCGACAAGGGCGCGATCAAGCTGAAGGACGGCACGGGCTTCAAGCCGACGGTGCTCGACATCACCGAGAATCCCAAGAAGCTGAAGTTCATCGAGGTCGATGCGGCGCAGGCTCCGCGCGCACTCGACGACGTCGACGCAGCCGCGATCAACACCAATTATGCAACCCAGGCGGGCCTCGATCCGGTCAAGGACCCGATCCTGCGCGAGGACCCGAAGGGGCCCTATGTCAACCTGATCGCCGTGCGCACCGCCGACAAGGACAAGCCCTGGGTCAAGATCCTCGTGGACAGCTATCACACGCCCGAGGTCAAGGAGTTCGTCCTGACCAAGTTCAAGGGCGCGGTGCTGCCGAGCTGGTAGGCAGTCTGCCCAGCCAGAGTCCAGCGCAGGAGGGATGATCCGGCGGGCAGCCTTGCGCAATGCCCGCTTGTCTGGAGCTGCGGCAACCGACATCATCGGGGCCCATCCTCGCCCGACAGGGATCGTATGAAACGCTTTGCAAATCTGAAACGCCTGGGCTTCTTCACGCGGCTGCTCGACGAGGCGCCGCCGGCGGACCGCTACCGCTTCGCGGCCGAGCAGATCGTGCGCGCCGAGAGGGCCGGGCTCGATTCCGCGTGGATCGCGCAGCATCATTTTCACGAGCGCGAAGGCGGCCTGCCGTCGCCCTTCACCTTCCTCGGCTATGTCGCAGCGCAGACCTCGCGCATCCGTCTCGGCACCGGCATCGTGACGCTGCCGCTGGAGAGTGCAGTGAGGGTGGCGGAGGACGCCGCGGTGCTCGATCTCCTCTGCAACGGCCGCTTCGAGCTCGGCGTCGGCACCGGCGGCAACCCGTCCGCCTTTACCGCCTTCGGCCTCGACGGCGCCCAGCGCAACGAGATCTTTGCACGCAATCTGGACATCGTCCGCAAGGCACTGACCGGCAAGCCGCTCGACGGCGGCGACACGCTCTATCCGCAGCGGCCGCAACTGGACAAGCGCATCTGGCAGGCGACATTCTCCGTCGCCGGCGGCGCCCGCGCCGGCAAGGCCGGCGATGGCCTCCTGCTGTCGCGCACCCAGCCGCGATCCAAGGACGCGCCGAACGCGACGCTCGCCGAGATCCAGAACCCGATCATCGACGCCTATCTCGAAGCGCTGCCGCCCGGCTGCGAGCCGCGCATCATGGCCTCGCGTAGCGTCTTCGTCGCCGACGACCATCGCGAGGCGCTGCGGCTTGCCGATGTCGGACTGCGCCGCGCGCTGCCGCAATTCATGAAGGGCGGTCACCTTCCGCCGGGTGAGACGCTGGAGGAGATGATCACCGCGTTCGACACCCATGTCGGCGCCGCCGACGAGGTGATCGCCTCGCTCCGCACCGATGCCACGCTGGAGCGGGTGACCGATCTGGTCTTCCAGGTGCATTCGGTCGATGCGCCGCACCCCTATGTCCTGCGCTCGATCGAGCTCGTCGCCGACAAGGTCGCGCCGGCGCTGGGCTGGACCCGGACGGCGGCCAAAGACGTTGCTCTCGCAGGCTAGCCGGGATGAATGTGATCGCGTTGCACGAGGCTGAATGATGGCACCAAAGGATATCATCGACACGCTCGCCGGGATCGAGCCCGGCTCCACCCTGGACGCCATCCGCGCGCGTCGCCTGCAGGCGCGCGAGAACGCGCAAAAGAGCTATCTCTCGCTGTTCGAGCCGATCGACGCCGGCGATTTTTCGCTTACCGAACGCGCCGCGGTCGCGGCCTTCGTGACCGGGCTCCATGGCGAGTCGCCTGTGGCGGCCTTCTATCGTGAGAAGCTCGCCGCGAACGCAGACGGAACGGCGCTGGTCGAGGCGATCAAGTCCGAGATCGCGCGCGGCAGGACCTCGGGTCCCTATGGCGCCTTTCCGGCCGGCCCGCTGTCGGACGAGAACAAGACTGGCTTGATCTATCGCGTCAGCGCGGAACGCAAACCGCAGCTTGGCACCCGGCTGGTTGCGGCGCTCGAGCATGCGCATCTGCTGGTCTTCCGCCCGCGCGATGCCGCATCCGCCGACATGAAGGCGCTGCTGGCTGCTGGCTGGTCGACCACCGGCATCGTCACGTTCTCCCAGCTCGTTGCGTTCCTGTCGTTTCAGGTCCGCGTCGTCAGCGGCTTGCGCACGCTCGCAGCGGCAAGCGCTTAGGAGGTTGCATCATGAGCACCATCAATCCGCCCGTCGTGTTCACCCAGGACGAGCTCGGCTGGGTCTCGTGGATCGACCCGCTGCCCGAGGCCGAGCTGACCGAGCGGCACTTCGCCGGCCTCGTCGATCGTGCCCGCGCCAAGTCGGAATACTTTCGTCTTCTGGTGCGCGATCCTGAGGTTCTGGAGGCCCGTACCAAGACCGACAAGGACATCTTCTATAACGTTGCCGACGGCCTGCCGCGTGCCGAGCGCGAGCTCGCAGCCGCCGCGACCTCGCGCTACAACGGCTGCATCTATTGCGCCTCCGTGCATGCGCGTTTCGCCAGCACCTATTCCAAGCGCCGCGACGACGTGCAGCGGCTGCTCGACGAAGGCGTCGGGGCCGATCTCGGCGAGCGCTGGAATGCCGTGGTCAAGGCCTCCGTGGCTCTGGCCGAGACGCCGATCGCCTTCGGTCCCGACAATATCGCGGAGCTGCGCAGTGCCGGTCTCGACGATGCCGAGATTGTCGACGTCATCAACGGCGCCTCGTTCTTCAACTGGGCGAACCGGCTGATGCTGTCGCTCGGCGAGCCCTCGAAATAGGCAATCTCACCGGCACAAGAATTGCTGCTTGTATCAACTAAAGTGGATGGAGCCGTGCATGAGCAACATCGATCGTCGTACCCTGGTCAAGGGCTCGCTCGCCGCCATGATGGCGGGGGCGGCCTTCTCGCGTAGCGCGTTTGCGCAATCCTCCGAGCCGATCCTGCTCGGCGTCAGCGGCCCCCTGACCGGGCCGAACGCGCAATATGGCACGCAGTGGAAGCAGGGTTTTGACCTCGCGCTCGACGAGATCCAGGCGGCCGGCGGCATCAATGGCCGCAAGCTCGCTTATCAATTCGAGGACAGCCAGAGCGATCCGCGCCAGTCGGTGGCGATCGCCCAAAAGTTCGTTTCCAATCCCGCCATCGTGCTGGAGCTCGGCGATTTTTCCAGCCCCGCGTCGATGGCGGCTTCGCCGATCTACCAGCGCGCGGGCCTCGTGCAGTTCGGTTTCACCAATTCGCATCCCGACTTCACCAAGGGTGGCGACTTCATGTGGAGCACGTCGGTCAGCCAGGCCGACGAGCAGCCGCTGCTGGCGTCCTACGCGGTGAGGCGCCTCAAGCTGAAGAAGCTCGCGGTGCTGCACCTCAACACCGATTGGGGCCGCACCAGCCGCGACTATTTCGTCAACGCCGCCAAAGAATACGGCGCGGAGATTGCGGTCACCGAAGGCTACATCGCGGAAGAGCGCGACTTCCGCTCCACGCTGGTGCGCGTACGCGATGCCAATCCCGACGGACTGATCCTGATCTCCTATTATTCGGACGGCGCATTGATCGCGCGCCAGGCGCGGCAGGTCGGATTGAAGCAGGTGATCTGCGCCGCCAGCTCGGTCTACTCGCCGAAATTTCTGGAGCTCGGCGGTGAGGCGGTCGAGGACGTTCACGTCGGCACGCGCTATTTTCCGGAAGACCCGCGGCCGGAAGTGCAGAAGTTCATTTCCGGCTTCAAGAGGAAGTACAACGGGCTGGAGCCCGACGCCTTCAACGCCTACGCCTACGACGCGATGAACATGGCGGCCGCGGTGGTGAGGATCGGCGGCACCGATCGCAAGGCGATCCGCGAGGCCTTCACCAAGGTGAAGGACGTCCCGAGCGTCATCTTTGGCACCGCGACGTTCGACGTCGCGACCCGACGCGTCAAAGGCGCCATGAACGCGGAGCTCGTCGTGCGCAAGGGCCAGTTCGCGCTCTGGGACGGCAAGCCGACCTGACCTGATGGCCGGAGCGGGGGCTCCGGCCGCTTTCCTCTCTTCGCGGTGATATCAGCGTGTCTTCCTGGCTCGACTACACGATCAACGGGCTGATCGTCGGCAATGTCTACGCCCTCGTGGCGGTCGGGCTCGCGCTGATCTTCGGCGTCAGCCGGCTGATCAACTTCGCGCAAGGTTCGATCTATCTGGTCGGCGCCTATATCGGCTGGGTCGCGGTGGTGCAGCTGCATACGCCGCTGCCGCTCACCATCATCGTGGTGGCGGCGGCCGCGGCGGTGGTCGGCCTGATCATCGAGCGGTTCGGCCTGCGTCCACTGCAGAACTCGGTGCGCATCGCGCCGCTGCTGGCGACCATCGGCATCAGCTTCGTGCTCGATCAGCTTGTGATGCTGACCTTCTCGCCCAATCCGCGCGCGCTGCCGAGCCAGCTGCCGGATGTTCGCTTCCAGGTCGGCGGCGGCACCATCGGTCCGCTCGATCTCTTGATCGCCGGCGTCGGCCTCACCAGTGCGCTCTTGCTGTTCGTGTTCCTGCGCTACAGCAAGCTGGGCTGGGCCGTGCGCGCCGCCTCGCAGGACCGCGACGCCGCG is a genomic window of Bradyrhizobium sp. CB1717 containing:
- a CDS encoding TRAP transporter large permease; its protein translation is MSTLAVGLMYGGATLAVMASGMPIALALGAVAVVFMYYFMPAASLDTVTQNVYEEMASITLLAIPLFILKGAAIGKSKAGQDLYSALHVWMGRIPGGLGIANVFACALFAAMAGSSPATCSAIGSAGIPEMRKRGYSGGFAAGVIAAGGTLGILLPPSITMILYAVAAEQSLGRLFLAGIGPGLLLVLLFATYAVLRFKAEYAAAQRAYAADPAQHPILSNERFTMAMRFGALPRVLPFVVLLSGVMIALYGGYATPSETAGLGGILALALIASIYGVWRPRDLGPILESTLKESTMLMLIIGMSLLYSYVMSYLHISQAAAQAIVAMQLSRWVLLGAILVLVVVLGFFLPPVSIILMTAPIILPPLKDAGFDLIWFGVVMTIVMEMGLIHPPVGLNIFVIRNIAPDIPLRDVIWGTLPFVLLMAFAVVLLCLVPSISTFLPNLVMGPPSR
- a CDS encoding MetQ/NlpA family ABC transporter substrate-binding protein, which encodes METKMSFRLPLILSAVLAAWSAAAAAETIKIGVTPGPHAQILEAVKPIAAKQGLDIQLLEFSDYVVPNAALDAGEIQANSFQNQPYLDNQKADRGYKIESVGLTVNFPIGVYSKKHKAFADIPEGGKVSIPNDPTNGGRVLLLLRDKGAIKLKDGTGFKPTVLDITENPKKLKFIEVDAAQAPRALDDVDAAAINTNYATQAGLDPVKDPILREDPKGPYVNLIAVRTADKDKPWVKILVDSYHTPEVKEFVLTKFKGAVLPSW
- a CDS encoding TRAP transporter small permease, which encodes MGRIARAMALLNKAIVVLCSIALIVASTILSYSVAARYFFNAATYWQDEAAVFLLVGATFLSTAFVQGGRGHIGIEALTGYLSKRGNAIRMLLVDTASLLFCCFFAWKSWTLFHEAWVDGQVSGSTWAPPLWIPYSMMSLGMTLMTLQIALQLAASLDGWRSK
- a CDS encoding putative FMN-dependent luciferase-like monooxygenase; protein product: MKRFANLKRLGFFTRLLDEAPPADRYRFAAEQIVRAERAGLDSAWIAQHHFHEREGGLPSPFTFLGYVAAQTSRIRLGTGIVTLPLESAVRVAEDAAVLDLLCNGRFELGVGTGGNPSAFTAFGLDGAQRNEIFARNLDIVRKALTGKPLDGGDTLYPQRPQLDKRIWQATFSVAGGARAGKAGDGLLLSRTQPRSKDAPNATLAEIQNPIIDAYLEALPPGCEPRIMASRSVFVADDHREALRLADVGLRRALPQFMKGGHLPPGETLEEMITAFDTHVGAADEVIASLRTDATLERVTDLVFQVHSVDAPHPYVLRSIELVADKVAPALGWTRTAAKDVALAG
- a CDS encoding TetR family transcriptional regulator, yielding MARYDKGHRDATRRHILDVASAQFRESGIAAVGLAGIMSAAGLTNGAFYTHFESKEDLVRTVLLDALEWREQRHKDNLANGIALETTIRDYLSPRHRDRVATGCPTAALVSEIARHPKATREAFTAKMSDIIALMAEQLPQGSADDRRRGAIAIYATMVGALQLSRAVNDRQLSEEILESAVEAAIKLGGGG
- the dctP gene encoding TRAP transporter substrate-binding protein DctP, producing the protein MRISRRQALALGIAAPALLRFGEARAATTLKISHQFPGGTATEGDFRDRLCRRFAAQIQERSKGAMTAEIYPGSSLMKTNAQVSAMRKGALDMSLIPISYAGGDLPELNIGLMPGLVTGYDEGLGWKNKPIGQEFSKFLAAKGLVIITWIWQAGGVASRARPLVEVGDAKGMKVRGGSREMDLVLQAAGASVLSLPSNELYAAMQTGACDAALTSSTSLTSFRLEELAKHLTTGRAKSYWFMLEPLVMSKAVFDRLSSEERDIIVSVGAELEAFGRAAAVEDDVRVTKVYQAAGATVHDLDDKTVQAWRELARDTAWKDYAGKNENCARLIKLAMEAGS
- a CDS encoding MATE family efflux transporter, producing MSVEDAAAPPLSAAQFVARPAAPLRQAAQAAPSAAEQRRAALLTAPILSTLLKLAAPTVTVLVAQTAVNIAEAYYVGFLGTDALAGAALVFPIFMLMTMMSNGGFGSGVASSVARAVGAGRRDDAEAALFHAVVLAIIAGGVFTSGVIFGGPHLYRALGGTDGALAAATTYSNYLFAGAIPVWIVNLQAAALRGSGNVRVPALVTLVGAIVTIPVSPALIFGFGPIPRLGIGGAGVAFGLYYGAAMLFLLRYMASGATGLRLHIVPLRARIFGDMLKVGIPTAFNAVLTNLTVILVTGAVGLFGTSALAGYGIASRLDYIMIPLLFGISTATLTMVGVNMGAGQLARARRIGWISGAVGMAMTGTIGLLVAIVPTAWLHLFSHDAEVVSEGMTYLRIVAPAYAALGFGFVTSFAVQGTGRAMGPLASSVARILIAAGGGWIAVAGFGAGMAGLAAMVTVSLVTYAAICTLIMLSPSTWRSE
- a CDS encoding GntR family transcriptional regulator; amino-acid sequence: MSQAFRLKQSIEDAVIAGEFLPGDRLDEASLAERFGVSRTPIREALLQLGAEGFIDVRPRRGAIVSVPSPTRLFEMFETMAEIESACGRLAARRLTPDNDAAMETAHRACEIAAREGDSEQYYADNRNFHEAIYRASRNSFLADQAFALHKRLSAYRRIQLRARNRLLQSLQEHAGILEAIRAGDEQLAATRLHDHVLVQGERFSDMVLGLAGDRRSDAAGSRSGTK
- a CDS encoding malonyl-CoA decarboxylase, producing the protein MLNDIRSGRIAAPEFLQGLIDTLTQRGRAVLGMKAERDGSEDRDLELLGEALLSRRGEASGVAIAQSLLAAFERAAEPQRLKFLSSLADRFGPDRRAIELAIAAYQRKEGGDGARLEALHAAAEPRRQELIRRLNLAPGGTASLVRMREVLLSLLRGHPELQAVDDDFVHLFSSWFNRGFLVLRPIDWTTSANILEKIIRYEAVHAIQDWDDLRNRLEPPDRRCYAFFHPQLVDEPLIFVEVALTKEIPGAIGPLLDKSRQAIAAREATTAVFYSISNTQKGLAGVSFGNFLIKQVVQDLARELPNLKTFVTLSPVPGFAGWARRELKTEASAAIDEDTRRAMAALDDGGDIAQAKEPITALAAYYFLKAKLPSGKPADPVARFHLGNGARLERLNFLGDSSAKGMKQSYGLMVNYLYALEHIEANHEAFAEHGTVVASDKVKKALRAKLSSRDLVPSPHTNSQRKISS